In Cervus elaphus chromosome 5, mCerEla1.1, whole genome shotgun sequence, the following proteins share a genomic window:
- the LOC122693449 gene encoding DPH3 homolog, translating to MAVFHDEVEIKDFQYVKNSEMYFYPCPSGNKFCITQDQFTCRETVPASSTNNELVKC from the exons ATGGCAGTGTTTCACGATGAGGTGGAGATCAAGGACTTccaatatgtaaagaactcagaGATGTACTTCTACCCCTGCCCAAGCGGGAATAAATTCTGCATCACCCAGGA tcaGTTTACTTGTAGAGAGACAGTCCCAGCCTCTTCCACCAATAATGAACTAGTTAAATGCTAA